From the genome of Triticum aestivum cultivar Chinese Spring chromosome 1A, IWGSC CS RefSeq v2.1, whole genome shotgun sequence:
ttttttgattttttttgaattttttatgtccgtttcaaaatgtggtcaaaacggcgggcttgaccgttcctaggtagcggttgaatcttggaatttttttggtgtttctctgattaaatagatacttatgtacctataaatgatttttggaaaaaataaagagcaaactacgaggtagctacagttcaactttgacccgcttccaactgaattggcggaaatttgtctttttcacgagaggtggatcaaaactttttacacccaaccattttgtcaattgtgcattaaatatgtcctagtattttagaaaaatgatttggtccaattttgcaacaattattttggaggtccttcacaaaaaacctccttttgggcactcgaaaaatggaaaatggttttttcgtccaaagaaaatgaaaacttccttaggcaacattgtttgccattccaatatgcacccttgtgcgcaatattagatcatttgaacaaactatgccatgaatgtgaccataagattaatcatttggcttgaaagccgttgatctccacacgtgatagctcgtttctgagaacactttttaaaaatatttgCCGTATTACAACTTAATTATTTTTcgtggtaacttggtcacatatgatgatgCAATGccaaggttttccaattttttatttttttgaattttttatgcccgtttcaaaatgcagtcaaaacggcgggaatgaccgttcctaactagtggttgaatcttggaaaaacttttggtgtttctctgattaaataggtagtTAAGTACCTAAaattgatttttggaaaaaataaagagcaaactagtAGGTAGCTGCTGTTCAAATTTGACCCGGTTCGAGCTGAATCGGAAAAAAAATGTCTTTTTCATGAATGGTGGATCAaagtttttgacacccaaccatttggtcaattctgcattaaatatggcctaatattttaggaaaattatttggtccaattttggaacaaatatatggtagctccttcacaaaaaagtctcattttgggcactcgaaaaatggaaattgTTTTTTTTTCAGAAGAGGTGGATCAAAAGCTTTTGACATgcaactatttggtcaattttacataaaatatggtctaatattttagaaaaaatgGAGTGGTGCTATTTtggaacaaatatttggtaggttcttaaAAAAAGCATTTATGCACGcggaaaataaaaaaatattatttatgtaATAAAAATTAAAGCtctatttggcaacattgtttgccatttcaatATGCACACTTATGCAAATACGAGATCATTTTGACGAACTATGCCATCATTATGTTTTTAAAAAGGAGAGATTTGAATCCAATTTTTTGAAATTCAAGCGCGAGACAGCCGACCAATGAAACGTGAGGAATCACCTTCACGCGGATCATCTGATTGGACGCAATATGAGCCGTCTATCGCGCACCCATCCAACGGTGGAGCTTCTCCCGAGTAACAAAAACcctaacccacccacccaccctcctcgatacccgccgccgccacccccacccaccCTCCTCGATCCTGACGCACCCATTCTCTgtcttccctccctccctcccgatGCGGCCGCTCTCTCAACCCCGAcgcgccgccgtcctccgcctTCCCCTGCATTCCGCTCAGCCaccaccctctcctcctccccccaccctccgcCATGGTGAATCCACCTCCAGATCGAGAAGGGGAGGCAGCATACGTCGCATCCACGCACCAGATCGAGCAGCGGCGCTCCCAGATCGATCCATCTCCATCGTCCTCGCGGTTGACGCCCATGTCCTCCTCAAGGATGGCCGTCTCCGTGCTCCACCACCATCCTTTCCCTCCTCCCTCACCGCATCTCACATGGCGCTGGGATCTTCCAGATCGAGCGCCGGCAGGGTAGGCGCCTCCGCCGCCCAAGTCCAAgaccccgcctccgccgccggcagGGATCTTCCAGACCAGCGCAAGGTCTTCCGCGTCACTAACCACGCCGGGGTCGCGCTCGCCGGCCTCACAGCCATCTTCCTCCATGAGCTGCAGCCCATCCTCGCCAACCACCTGCAGACCCAGACCGCCACCACCGGCAACGCATGCGTCGTGGCCTGCAGTGCCGCCGCTGCCAAGGACCACCTCTTCAAGGTACGCACACAATGACACAACGCGCCCACCATCATTGCCATTTCAGAGAGACCGTATGCATCAGTCAGTATGGACACATCTGTAATTTCGAGTGTCTGAACATTGTTCCTGCGCTATGTCTGTCTATCTCAGGGGTCGCAGGAGCAGCCGGGCCTGGTCACCATCACCATGGAGGAGATCCTCCGGTTCGTGGCGTCCGTCGGCGGCGCCGTCTGGGTGTCGTCGTACCAGGTGGTGCAGGACACCCACGTCTTTGATCTGCTTGATCTGCTTGAGCCGTCATGGTTTTTATCTGTCTTCCTTTGCAGGCTCATGTCAAGTCAGTTGAGGATTTCGCGCGGCTGGGCTGTTTCAATGAGAACCAGGACAAGCAGCAGCCCGCCAAAGCTTCTTCCACCCAACACCAGCCCACTAAACTGACTAGTTTTTCATGTCTTGTGTGAAATCTGTACCCTACTGGAAGATGCCACCATCAAGTTAATAATAACACTAAACTGGTATATGTAATTATAGCCAGACAATTTATCGCATCGTACTATAAAAATATGTAATCAGTAAGCCTAAAAGCTGCTAAACTGGTATATTCATTATTTGAGTTCATTGGAATATAATAAGAAACAAAGATGAATCTATTTCTGCTATGTGCTGCCTTTGTGCATAGATGTATCTTCATGAGTCGCAAAACTCTTGACATGCTTATGCTATAGTTGATTTTCCTAGGTTGTAGTTTGTTCCATATCGTGTTAGGTTGTATTGTATAATCTGCATTATAAGTGTGGTTTCTAATGTGCTTATGCTAGATTAATGCATCAACCTGACATGTTACAAACCTTGAGCCAGAACCTATGACATCTCATTTTAAATGGTAATCATTGTTGTTAAAATGCTACTGTTTGATTTCATACAAGTGTGTGCCCCCAACTGTTGTATAGTTGTATCCATACTTCTGAGCATATTATTGTCTAGCCTCTTTTGTGATTAGTCCTCATTTTTAATGATGTTACTGTTTATCTAAGATCATTTGAAGTTTTGAGATGGCACCTAGCTAGCCTCTTTTGTGATTAGTCCTCATTTTTAATGTCATCCACACTATTTTTTTGTTAATTTTGTTCCTTGTATGAACAACCTTATAATTTTGGTGGATGCACATGTGGGTGGCAGGAGGGCTAGTTCATGTAGCTTACTTCCTGTTTGTCATTTTGGTGGCTTGCCATTTTATTTACGGCATTGTGGATGATGCCATTATCCTAGTTTTCACATTTATATTAGTCACTTAAACAAGGCTCGGTTAAGTTGAGTTGTTCTGCTGCTGATGGCAATACAAGCCAATAGATCTCACATGCAAAAATTCAACAGATTTTGCTAGGTTAATATTGAGTTGGGGCAGCTGCCTGCATATGCAAAAATTCAACAGATTTACAGCATTGTGGATGATGCCATTATCCTAGTAATGATGCAGAGATACTTACTTGTGCAGGCAAAGGTACATACTATTGATGCCATTGAATTGATCAGTTGTCATATATACAAGGATGAATATAGCCGTTTAGTTAGTTTCCATGATTGGTTTATTTGTGATTCGTTCTATCTCTGATGGTTACCTTGCTTGTGTCTGAACCTGTATGATAAGCTAATATATTTTCCAGAAGTGGCTTGGGAACCTCTTTGGTTCCGACTAGCCACCTATTACGCAGCTAGTTCCATGAGTATTTAGTCTTCTGTCCCCTTTTCTGGTACTGATTTGCCACATAATGTTCATGATGCATCATATCTCATGTTGAAGTACTTTGCTGTGACGCTTTGTTTTGGGGTCAGTCAGTAGTACTCTGAACAAGAGCATAAACATATATGATTGTGTTATATTAATTGACTGCATGCCCTCTTGGATTCTATTTTTGCCTGCTGCATGTGTGCTGATAGTTTTTGCATAGTGTTGGCCGTGGGGTCTGGCCAGCGATGTCGGGTCGTTGGTCGGACAGACGATCAGATTTATTTTTGGTACATTTCGTTGATTGCTGGTACTGTGTTGACGCAACCTCGAATGCCTTGCCCGTTACGCCGTTGCTCCTCTTTCTTATCTGCTTTGATTGTAGTTATGCAGAGCCAAATCGTGTGCCACCGTTGCCGAAGGGTGCTGGCCTACCTGTCAGGGCGCCCAGCGTGTGCGGCGCCATGTGCCAAGCCATCACCGCCGTGCCACCCCCAGCGCCAGGTACTGTGTGCGGCCTGATTTCCTTTCAATTGTTCTGCTCTTTTCGTGTTGGCATCGCCTCACAACGTGTATAACCATCCTGATGTTCAACTCTGGGAATGTTGCTTTGGAAGTAGGATGGAGTTTTGCATTGTATGATGAATGTTATAAAAATTATGTAGAAACATTTGTGAGGAGTACATGCCAGATAAAGAGTTACCATGGGATTCAAATTTCACTCTTCCCACATGCATGTTTAGTATGGTTAGATTCTTTTCTATGTTTACTTCAGTTCAAGCTTCTGCGCACCTAGGTTCACTATCTGCTGCTTGTAGGATACTTACTCCATGGCTGATAATATCAGCGCGATGGATAAATCTTATGTTGCACCCTGTCATTTGTTCTCAAGAGGCCAAGTGGTTTTCTGCAAAAAGCATAGAGAAGTATTGTAAATTCATAGGAAATAACAAAATTGTTTAAAGTTTATTTGGGTTGGATCTGTATATACACTATTTTCTTAAAACACAAACCTGTAC
Proteins encoded in this window:
- the LOC123043079 gene encoding uncharacterized protein isoform X2, encoding MRPLSQPRRAAVLRLPLHSAQPPPSPPPPTLRHGESTSRSRRGGSIRRIHAPDRAAALPDRSISIVLAVDAHVLLKDGRLRAPPPSFPSSLTASHMALGSSRSSAGRVGASAAQVQDPASAAGRDLPDQRKVFRVTNHAGVALAGLTAIFLHELQPILANHLQTQTATTGNACVVACSAAAAKDHLFKGSQEQPGLVTITMEEILRFVASVGGAVWVSSYQAHVKSVEDFARLGCFNENQDKQQPAKASSTQHQPTKLTSFSCLV
- the LOC123043079 gene encoding uncharacterized protein isoform X1; its protein translation is MRPLSQPRRAAVLRLPLHSAQPPPSPPPPTLRHGESTSRSRRGGSIRRIHAPDRAAALPDRSISIVLAVDAHVLLKDGRLRAPPPSFPSSLTASHMALGSSRSSAGRVGASAAQVQDPASAAGRDLPDQRKVFRVTNHAGVALAGLTAIFLHELQPILANHLQTQTATTGNACVVACSAAAAKDHLFKGSQEQPGLVTITMEEILRFVASVGGAVWVSSYQVVQDTHVFDLLDLLEPSWFLSVFLCRLMSSQLRISRGWAVSMRTRTSSSPPKLLPPNTSPLN